One Brachybacterium aquaticum genomic region harbors:
- a CDS encoding uroporphyrinogen-III synthase — translation MDASSATAAHVLVPAPAGQAGSLIAALRAQGLRADHTPFVELRDQRDTDTRAAAAALTAGGIGHLAVTSPRSVQVLAEVAAALAADGAAVDGGGSAAADGADAALPLPADATVTALGEETGEALTAAGVPGAALTVVAAEADLAAAVLEATSEGDAVLLAGPAHLAPDLAQRLRSAGRDLTVAVTHRVRSTGLDTQTVRDLRLHGVDALVLTTPLLADLAGHLGIHRDIRVVAADASTAARAEARELVVHGIAAEPTAASLAAAVRTALDTPVVHD, via the coding sequence ATGGACGCGTCGTCCGCGACCGCTGCGCACGTGCTGGTCCCCGCCCCTGCCGGCCAGGCCGGCTCCCTGATCGCCGCGCTGCGCGCACAGGGCCTCCGCGCGGACCACACCCCCTTCGTGGAGCTGCGCGACCAGCGCGACACCGATACGCGCGCCGCCGCCGCTGCCCTCACTGCGGGCGGGATCGGGCACCTGGCGGTCACCTCCCCGCGCTCGGTGCAGGTCCTCGCCGAGGTCGCTGCGGCGCTCGCGGCCGACGGGGCTGCTGTCGACGGGGGCGGCAGTGCTGCTGCCGATGGGGCCGACGCCGCGCTGCCCCTGCCGGCGGACGCGACCGTCACCGCCCTCGGCGAGGAGACCGGCGAGGCGCTCACCGCCGCAGGCGTCCCCGGGGCGGCGCTCACCGTCGTCGCCGCCGAGGCCGATCTCGCCGCCGCCGTGCTCGAGGCCACCTCCGAGGGCGATGCCGTGCTGCTGGCCGGTCCCGCGCATCTCGCCCCTGACCTCGCCCAGCGTCTGCGCAGCGCAGGACGGGACCTCACCGTCGCCGTCACCCACCGGGTGCGCAGCACGGGCCTGGACACCCAGACCGTGCGGGATCTGAGACTGCACGGCGTGGACGCCCTCGTGCTCACCACGCCGCTGCTCGCGGACCTCGCCGGACACCTCGGCATCCACCGCGACATCCGCGTGGTCGCCGCCGACGCCTCGACCGCCGCCCGGGCGGAGGCGCGAGAGCTCGTGGTGCACGGCATCGCCGCGGAGCCGACGGCGGCATCCCTCGCCGCCGCGGTCCGCACGGCGCTGGACACCCCCGTCGTGCACGACTGA
- a CDS encoding glutamyl-tRNA reductase — MLAALRASHEHLDLEVLDALTRGAESLPEVIQELQAERAATTGAPPVVSGEVVLSTCNRLEVYLDTDRFHEGVDLVVDAVARTSGLDRGVVSLCFDAAMDAPVPQHLYEVTSGLRSLVLGEAEIAGQVRQAYETARREGRTTSMLHDLFQHGFRCAKSVATHAPVGAAGRSGAAVAVDRAALELGGIEGRTALIVGTGAYARLGLAELSRRGIGRALVYSPSGRALGFAERHGADVVERAGLDAALRDADLVLAASGHGTSLFPEQFLGAGRTVVLDLALQSDLHPLVRHLKGITVLGLADLRLGREAETDPALVSAREIVAENVEAFRQQQEVRRIDPALAALRREVFDAADVEIDRLRHEVSGETADQLERSVRRILAKVMHQPAERARHLAETGFADEYVAAFHTIFGIDISAPQSRDEDADATAAGAGAPGAAARVEGSADAAGAAGAAGAAGAADMAGAAVAVSTEPAGWMRVDRTALPGTAVPGRDFPLRAPGRACPAGHDQAD; from the coding sequence ATGCTCGCCGCCCTCCGCGCCTCCCACGAGCACCTCGACCTCGAGGTGCTCGACGCCCTCACCCGTGGGGCGGAGTCGCTGCCGGAGGTCATCCAGGAGCTCCAGGCCGAGCGCGCCGCGACCACGGGCGCGCCCCCGGTCGTCTCCGGCGAGGTCGTGCTCTCCACCTGCAACCGGCTCGAGGTCTACCTCGACACCGACCGCTTCCACGAGGGAGTGGACCTCGTGGTCGACGCGGTCGCCCGCACCAGCGGCCTGGACCGTGGGGTGGTCTCCCTCTGCTTCGACGCCGCGATGGACGCCCCCGTCCCGCAGCACCTCTACGAGGTCACCTCGGGGCTGCGCTCCCTGGTGCTCGGCGAGGCCGAGATCGCCGGCCAGGTCCGTCAGGCCTACGAGACCGCGCGCCGCGAGGGGCGCACCACCTCGATGCTCCACGACCTCTTCCAGCACGGCTTCCGCTGCGCCAAGAGCGTCGCCACCCATGCCCCCGTCGGCGCCGCCGGACGCTCCGGCGCGGCCGTCGCCGTGGACCGTGCCGCGCTCGAGCTCGGAGGGATCGAGGGCCGCACCGCCCTGATCGTCGGCACCGGCGCCTACGCCCGCCTGGGGCTCGCCGAGCTGTCCCGCCGCGGAATTGGCCGGGCCCTGGTCTACTCCCCGTCCGGCCGCGCGCTCGGGTTCGCCGAGCGGCACGGCGCCGACGTCGTCGAGCGCGCCGGGCTCGATGCGGCGCTGCGCGACGCGGACCTCGTCCTCGCCGCCTCCGGCCACGGCACCTCCCTGTTCCCCGAGCAGTTCCTCGGCGCCGGCCGCACCGTCGTGCTGGACCTCGCCCTGCAGTCCGACCTGCACCCGCTGGTCCGCCACCTCAAGGGCATCACCGTGCTGGGCCTGGCGGACCTGCGCCTGGGCCGCGAGGCCGAGACCGATCCGGCACTGGTCAGCGCCCGCGAGATCGTCGCCGAGAACGTCGAGGCCTTCCGCCAGCAGCAGGAGGTGCGCCGCATCGACCCGGCGCTCGCCGCCCTGCGCCGCGAGGTCTTCGACGCGGCCGACGTCGAGATCGACCGCCTGCGCCACGAGGTCTCCGGCGAGACCGCCGACCAGCTCGAGCGCTCCGTGCGCCGCATCCTCGCCAAGGTCATGCACCAGCCCGCCGAGCGGGCCCGCCACCTGGCCGAGACCGGCTTCGCCGACGAGTACGTCGCCGCCTTCCACACCATCTTCGGCATCGACATCTCCGCCCCGCAGAGCCGGGACGAGGACGCCGACGCGACCGCCGCAGGCGCGGGCGCGCCGGGCGCCGCCGCACGGGTCGAGGGATCGGCCGACGCGGCAGGCGCGGCCGGTGCGGCGGGCGCTGCGGGCGCTGCCGACATGGCCGGTGCTGCGGTCGCTGTGAGCACCGAGCCCGCCGGCTGGATGCGCGTGGACCGCACTGCGCTCCCCGGCACTGCCGTCCCCGGCCGGGACTTTCCGCTGCGGGCCCCTGGCCGCGCCTGCCCCGCAGGGCACGACCAGGCCGACTGA
- the hemE gene encoding uroporphyrinogen decarboxylase yields the protein MADASLLQELRGVRSDTPSVWFMRQAGRSLPEYRALREGTTMLDSCVRPDMAAEITLQPVRRHGVDAGIFFSDIVVPARLAGLGVEIRPGVGPVFDHPVRTEADIEALPPLGDDYEEALAPIREAVRLTVAELGTTPLIGFAGAPFTVASYMVEGGPSRDHLRTRALMRSRPDLWERLATWVAELSGRFLRAQVLAGASAVQLFDSWVGALGQEQYLEHVQAHSAAALAHVADLPVPRIHFGVGAAHLLLPMLGAGATAMGVDHRLRLDRALEVLPADTPVQGNIDPAVLFTSEEARFAEARGVLEAGAAAAGHVVNLGHGVPPDTDPQVLTDLVAFLHSQRVARAAEAPEA from the coding sequence GTGGCCGACGCCTCACTGCTGCAGGAGCTGCGCGGCGTGAGGAGCGACACACCAAGCGTGTGGTTCATGCGTCAGGCCGGCCGCTCGCTGCCCGAGTACCGGGCGCTGCGCGAGGGCACCACGATGCTCGACTCCTGCGTCCGCCCCGACATGGCCGCGGAGATCACGCTCCAGCCGGTGCGCCGCCACGGCGTGGACGCCGGGATCTTCTTCTCGGACATCGTCGTCCCCGCCCGCCTAGCCGGGCTCGGCGTCGAGATCCGCCCTGGCGTCGGCCCGGTCTTCGACCATCCCGTGCGCACCGAGGCCGACATCGAGGCGCTGCCCCCGCTCGGCGACGACTACGAGGAGGCGCTCGCCCCGATCCGCGAGGCGGTGCGCCTGACCGTGGCGGAGCTCGGCACCACGCCCCTGATCGGCTTCGCCGGCGCCCCCTTCACCGTCGCGAGCTACATGGTCGAGGGCGGCCCCAGCCGTGACCACCTGCGCACCCGCGCGCTGATGCGCTCGCGCCCGGACCTGTGGGAGCGCCTGGCGACCTGGGTCGCGGAGCTGTCGGGCCGCTTCCTGCGGGCCCAGGTCCTCGCGGGCGCCTCCGCGGTGCAGCTGTTCGACTCCTGGGTGGGAGCGCTCGGGCAGGAGCAGTACCTCGAGCACGTCCAGGCCCATTCCGCCGCCGCGCTCGCCCACGTCGCGGACCTGCCGGTGCCGCGGATCCACTTCGGCGTCGGCGCCGCGCACCTGTTGCTGCCGATGCTCGGCGCCGGCGCGACCGCGATGGGCGTGGACCACCGCCTGCGCCTGGACCGGGCTCTGGAGGTCCTCCCCGCCGACACCCCGGTGCAGGGCAACATCGACCCCGCGGTCCTGTTCACCTCGGAGGAGGCGCGCTTCGCGGAGGCGCGCGGCGTGCTCGAGGCGGGCGCGGCCGCGGCCGGGCACGTGGTGAACCTCGGCCACGGCGTCCCGCCGGACACCGACCCGCAGGTACTCACCGACCTGGTCGCCTTCCTCCACTCCCAGCGCGTCGCGCGCGCCGCGGAGGCGCCCGAGGCATGA